One Phoenix dactylifera cultivar Barhee BC4 chromosome 8, palm_55x_up_171113_PBpolish2nd_filt_p, whole genome shotgun sequence genomic window carries:
- the LOC103708668 gene encoding zinc finger protein 8-like — translation MSERETQNFMTVTVDSFSELPFLRQTPAGDRSSDSNSSIRIFGIDFPHEPDSSQEEPSKEPNTSTADTSTAHQGTANPITTRNNSGSRGESGRKFECHYCCRNFPTSQALGGHQNAHKRERQHAKRAHLQSTMAAHHHHQPGLITDGHLYGLLGYHRLGSAPSAGRFETPPPPHYPSWNGPSTSICPGTRFYGGLGTVSQPIDGSPLPGLWRLPVLGGAASFGMIHRDRSMALPLLGGDDSTMVAIGGAGGMGSSSSFSSSSSSTSPQNRGGYGSGAKETVSLDLHL, via the coding sequence ATGAGCGAGCGAGAGACCCAGAACTTCATGACTGTCACCGTCGACTCCTTCTCGGAGCTCCCCTTCCTCCGGCAAACGCCGGCTGGGGACAGGTCTTCCGATTCCAACTCTTCCATCCGGATCTTTGGCATCGACTTCCCCCATGAGCCTGACTCTTCTCAAGAGGAACCATCCAAGGAACCCAACACCTCCACCGCCGATACTAGTACCGCCCATCAGGGCACCGCCAACCCTATCACCACCCGTAACAACAGTGGAAGTCGCGGAGAGAGTGGGAGGAAATTCGAGTGCCACTACTGCTGTCGGAATTTCCCGACGTCGCAGGCCCTCGGCGGCCATCAGAATGCCCACAAGCGCGAGCGCCAGCATGCAAAGCGGGCCCACCTGCAGTCGACGATGGCGgctcaccaccaccaccagccCGGCCTCATCACCGACGGACACTTGTACGGCCTCCTTGGCTACCACCGCCTCGGCTCGGCCCCTTCCGCCGGCCGCTTCGAGACCCCGCCACCTCCCCACTACCCTTCGTGGAATGGCCCCAGCACTAGCATCTGCCCGGGGACTCGATTCTATGGTGGGTTAGGGACCGTGTCGCAGCCCATCGACGGCAGCCCGTTGCCCGGGCTATGGAGGCTGCCTGTCCTTGGCGGTGCAGCAAGCTTTGGGATGATCCATCGAGATCGTTCGATGGCGTTGCCGTTGCTTGGAGGGGATGATTCGACGATGGTAGCGATCGGTGGAGCTGGCGGCAtgggttcttcttcttccttttcttcatcttcttcatcaactTCTCCACAGAATCGAGGTGGGTATGGATCCGGTGCAAAGGAGACTGTGAGTCTAGATTTGCATTTGTAA